In a genomic window of Candidatus Moranella endobia PCIT:
- the typA gene encoding translational GTPase TypA: protein MIENLRNIAIVAHVDHGKTTLVDQLLRQSGTLSDCTDASERIMDSNDLEKERGITILAKNTAINWRDYRINIVDTPGHADFGGEVERVMSMVDSVLLLVDARDGPMPQTRFVTQKSFSYGLKPIVVINKVDRHGVRIDWVVDQVFDLFVNLGATDDQLNFPIVYTSALNGIAGLEYEEMADDMTPLFEAIVKHIDAPKVDVNGPFQMQISQLDYNNYVGVIGVGRINSGSVKPNQNVTIVDIAGKPRHGKVGQILGHIGLQRIEYKLAEAGDIIAITGLGELNISDTICDPAKVESLPPLKVDEPTVSMLFGVNTSPFCGKEGKYVTSRQILARLQKELVHNVALRVEETADNDNFLVSGRGELHLSVLIENMRREGFELAVSRPKVIFRTVEGVKQEPFELVTMDIEEQHQGPVMEAIGIRKGEIRDMLPDSTGRVRLDYVIPSRGLIGFRTNFLTMTSGTGLLYSTFSHYDNVRYGELGQRQNGVLISNGQGKAVAYALYSLQDRGRLLLSHGAEVYVGQIIGIHTRSNDLTVNCLTGKKLTNMRASGTDEATTLIPAIQMSLEQALEFIDDDELVEVTPKSIRLRKRYLSENERKRAKRGQAG, encoded by the coding sequence GTGATCGAAAATTTGCGTAACATCGCCATTGTGGCACACGTAGACCATGGTAAAACTACCTTGGTTGATCAATTATTACGCCAATCTGGTACGCTTAGTGACTGCACAGATGCCAGTGAACGCATTATGGACTCCAATGATTTGGAGAAAGAGCGTGGTATTACCATTTTAGCTAAAAATACTGCAATCAACTGGCGCGATTACCGTATTAATATTGTCGATACCCCGGGACATGCAGACTTCGGTGGTGAAGTTGAACGCGTGATGTCGATGGTTGACTCAGTATTGCTGCTAGTCGATGCCAGGGATGGTCCGATGCCCCAAACCCGTTTCGTGACGCAGAAATCGTTCAGCTATGGCCTAAAACCTATCGTGGTCATTAACAAAGTTGACCGCCACGGCGTGCGTATAGACTGGGTGGTTGATCAGGTCTTCGATCTGTTTGTCAATTTAGGTGCTACCGACGATCAGCTTAATTTTCCTATTGTTTACACATCAGCGCTTAATGGTATCGCAGGTCTAGAATATGAAGAGATGGCCGACGACATGACACCGCTTTTTGAAGCCATTGTGAAACACATCGATGCACCAAAGGTTGATGTTAATGGCCCATTCCAAATGCAGATTTCTCAGCTGGATTACAACAACTATGTTGGCGTTATCGGAGTCGGCCGCATAAACAGCGGCTCGGTCAAACCAAACCAGAACGTGACCATAGTGGACATAGCAGGTAAACCACGCCATGGTAAAGTTGGTCAGATTCTTGGCCATATAGGCCTGCAGCGTATCGAATACAAATTGGCAGAAGCAGGAGATATCATTGCGATCACCGGGTTGGGCGAGTTGAATATTTCAGATACTATTTGCGATCCGGCTAAAGTAGAATCACTGCCGCCACTAAAGGTGGATGAACCGACTGTATCTATGTTGTTCGGTGTCAATACCTCACCCTTCTGCGGTAAAGAAGGTAAATACGTCACGTCCCGCCAAATTCTAGCCCGTTTGCAGAAAGAACTAGTGCATAATGTGGCACTACGTGTGGAAGAAACCGCAGATAATGATAACTTTCTCGTTTCTGGTCGTGGAGAGCTACACTTATCGGTGCTGATCGAGAACATGCGTCGTGAAGGGTTCGAGCTGGCAGTTTCCCGGCCAAAAGTAATTTTTCGCACCGTTGAAGGCGTGAAGCAGGAACCTTTTGAGTTGGTAACGATGGATATTGAAGAGCAGCATCAGGGGCCGGTCATGGAAGCCATTGGTATCCGCAAAGGCGAGATACGTGACATGTTACCAGACAGTACAGGCCGTGTACGTCTAGATTATGTCATTCCAAGTCGTGGGCTAATTGGTTTTCGTACCAATTTCCTTACCATGACATCTGGTACCGGTCTGTTATATTCCACCTTCAGCCACTACGACAATGTGCGTTATGGGGAACTCGGCCAGCGTCAGAACGGCGTGCTGATATCTAATGGCCAGGGCAAGGCGGTTGCGTATGCCCTGTATAGCCTGCAGGACCGCGGTCGTCTGTTACTGAGCCACGGGGCAGAAGTCTATGTAGGCCAGATTATCGGCATTCATACCCGCTCCAATGATCTGACTGTTAACTGTCTAACCGGTAAGAAGCTTACTAACATGCGCGCTTCCGGTACCGACGAAGCAACTACTTTGATACCGGCTATCCAAATGTCTTTGGAGCAAGCACTAGAATTCATCGATGATGATGAATTGGTGGAAGTCACACCCAAATCTATCCGTTTACGAAAACGTTATCTGTCTGAAAACGAACGTAAACGTGCTAAACGCGGCCAGGCCGGCTAG
- the truA gene encoding tRNA pseudouridine(38-40) synthase TruA, whose protein sequence is MVFKMKLALGIEYNGSAYSGWQRQPEAPSVQACLERALSIVANAPVIVHGAGRTDAGVHATGQVVHFETWVRRPESAWTLGVNANLPADITVRWVVPVAKEFHARFSATTRCYYYVIYNHRLRPALVAHGLAHYGRTLDATLMARSSQCLWGENNFTSFRSLKCQSRSPWRNVHHLHVKRQGNYVMVDIKANAFVHHMVRNIVGSLLEVGCGKRPESWIAELLFCRDRTQAGATAQAKGLYLVAVEYPSRFSLPTTPQWALFPT, encoded by the coding sequence ATGGTCTTTAAAATGAAGCTAGCACTAGGTATTGAGTATAACGGCAGTGCTTATTCCGGCTGGCAACGCCAGCCGGAAGCGCCGAGCGTGCAGGCTTGCCTTGAGCGCGCGTTGTCGATAGTGGCCAACGCGCCAGTGATAGTCCACGGTGCCGGTCGTACTGATGCCGGCGTACACGCTACAGGCCAGGTGGTCCATTTTGAAACCTGGGTGCGCCGGCCGGAATCGGCCTGGACACTTGGCGTCAACGCCAACCTGCCAGCAGATATTACCGTACGTTGGGTGGTACCGGTGGCAAAAGAGTTTCACGCGCGTTTCAGCGCCACCACCAGATGTTACTACTATGTTATTTATAACCATCGCCTGCGGCCAGCATTAGTAGCACACGGGTTAGCTCACTATGGTCGCACACTGGATGCGACGTTGATGGCGCGCTCCAGTCAATGTTTATGGGGGGAGAACAATTTTACCTCTTTTCGATCCCTTAAATGCCAATCACGCAGCCCCTGGCGTAACGTACATCATTTGCACGTCAAACGCCAGGGGAACTATGTAATGGTGGATATAAAAGCAAATGCTTTTGTTCATCATATGGTGCGTAATATTGTAGGAAGTTTGTTGGAGGTAGGATGTGGTAAACGGCCAGAAAGTTGGATCGCTGAACTACTGTTTTGTCGTGACCGAACGCAGGCTGGCGCCACTGCACAGGCTAAGGGACTTTACCTGGTGGCAGTAGAGTATCCGTCGCGTTTTTCCCTGCCAACAACGCCGCAGTGGGCGTTATTTCCAACTTAA